The following DNA comes from Hymenobacter sp. J193.
CCGAACGCCTGCGGCAGGCCCTGCAGCTTAACAATCCCCAGCAGGACCTGAACACCGTGTACGACGTGTTTTCCCGCTTTGGCGCGGGGGCCACGGCCGGCAACAACCGCATGAGTTCCTCCCAGTATCAGGCCAAGCGCGAAGAAGCCGCCGTTTCGACCTTCGCCTACGAGGAGATGATGCAGAAGAAGAAGATTGCTACTGCCTTCGGCTACTACAAGATTGCCGACGAAATGACGCAGCAAAGCATTGAAATGAATGCCACGCTGAAGAATCCGGGCCGGTACGCCATGACGGAAGGCGAGCGGATGGCCGCCCTCAACTCGTCGAACGACAACATGATTAAGGCCATGCAGCTGCGCCAGGAAGCCGACCGGCTGTTGGCCGAATCCTCGCAGCCCGGTCCCTCGCGCCAGGCGGCGGAGCTGGTGTACGCCGACGTGTTGGTTCAACAGTCACTCATTAAAATGGACCGCGCCCGTCCCCGTCGCTAATCCCGCATGAAAAAGCTCCTGCTTGTGGCGCTTGCAATGGCTGGGGCCGGCACATCGCCGGCCCTGGCTCAACGCCACGTTAAACACATCTCCAGCTGGGGTGCCCACCTCGGGCGCTCTGAAAAGGGCGACTACTACGAGTTGAGCTACAACTCCATGCTCACCGATAAGCTGGCCCTGCGGGCCAGTGGCCTGCGGGATGCCGGCAACCTCCGCACCCAGGGTGAATACTCGACCTATCAGGGCCGGCTGTTCATCGCCCCACAACTGTTCCGCATTGGGGAGTTTGCCTACGTGCATCTGCTCATCGGGGCGGGGGCCGGCTACGAGCGCACCAACGAGAATCGCACGGGCGAGCTGGCTGCCGATGCCAGCGAGCCGCAACGCTTTCACCTACGGCCCGCAAGCCGGGGCCGAAGTTGATTTCTTCCTGGGCAACCGCCTTTCCCTCGTGGCTACCGGCACGAAAGGCTACCTGTTCAACAACCCTCTCATCGACCAATTGCCCGGCAACGCGAGTGCCGGCCTGCGGTATCACTTCCGCTAATCACCCTTTCTGACCTATGAAACGACTTGCTTATTTACTGCTGAGCTGCGCGGCCCTGGCCACCAGCTGCTCGAAAGACAACGATGCTACGCCCTCGGGGCCAAAAGAGTATCAGGTAGAATACAAGGTTACCTCCAATGCCCCGGTATCGGATTACCTGAGCTACACCAACGAAAGCGGTGGCAGCACGACGCTCAGCAACACGCCCCTGCCAGCAAACTACAAGTTTAAGCGCACCATGAAGCAGGGCGACAACCTGACCATTCTGGCCAGCATCGACGGCGGCACGGCGGCCTCGGAAATCACCTGCTCCATCCTGCTGGATGGCAAAGAGGTCAAGAAGGAAACCGGCCGGGGAGTCGACGCGCAGGCCGTGCCGGTGTACGTCATCGGAGAATAGTTCTTTCAGTACGTCACCCTTAAAACAAGCGGCCCAACCAGTAACTGGTTGGGCCGCTTGTTTTAGGCCAGCCGGCAGAATTTACCGACTGGCATTTAAAGCATTTTGGCTGGTTCGCTTTACTTGGCCAGCTTCTCCAAAGCAGCTTTGAATTCGGGCGTATCGTACTCGGCCATGCCGTTGTGGCGAGCCGCTACCTGCCCATCCGGGCCGAGAATTACCGTGGACGGAATGGAGTTGGAGTCGAATGGTGGGGCCAAGGGGCCAGCGGGGAAATACACCGGGAAGGTGTAGCCCTGGCGCCTGAGCATCGCCTGCGCCTTGGCTGGGTTTTCATCCAGCGAGAGCATCACGAAAGCTACTTTCTTCGGGTCCATCTTTTTGTAGAGCGCGTGAATGCCGGGCATCTCGGCCACGCAGGGCGGGCACCAGCTGGCCCACAGATTCACGAACACCACCTTGCCTCTCAGGTCGCTCAGATTCGCGGGTTTCCCGTCGAGCGTAGTCAAGGGCAGATTGTGCGGATAAGCGGCGCTGCTGGTAAGCACAACCGGCGCTTTAGCAGGAACCAAGGCAGGTACTTCGGCTTTCCAAAGGCCGGTGGCCAACAAGCCGCGCTGCACGCCGCCCAGCACGATGGGCCGCAAGGGCGTGAACAGAACGAGTGCAAAAAGAGCTGGTGGCAGCCAGGAAATGATGGATTTACGAGTCATGGGAACTGAGTTGAGCGGAGGACAAATCTTATATGAACAAAGTTTCATTTGTTCAGCAATAACATAAACCCGCTATCCGGTCAGGAGCCGGGTAGTGGATACTTCTCAGGAAGGGGAGGAGCGGCAGCAGCAGGGCAGCGCCATGGGACTGGCAGGGACGCGAAAAAACCGGCTACTGGCCTTGAATCGAGCACAGCTAGCCGGAGACAGGCCCAGCTTGCGCTACACGCTTTCCTAAGAAAAACGGATGGGCGGCGCTTTGTTAGGATGGTTGGCCAGTGCCTGCGCGGGGCCAATGCTGGGCCCACGAACAGGAGTGGGCGCGGGCTGGCAAGCCGGGAACAGCAGACCAAAGTAGAGGGCCGCGAAGTCACCGCTCAGGCTCCCATCCAGCGGCAGTAGCTTGGCCTTGGCTTGACGGACAGATTCGACCGGCGGGGTGGCCTGCACCGTTTGCAGCTTCTTCCGGCAAAGAGTACCGCCGCGTTGCTCCTGCTGGTGGCTGCCGGCCGTGGCCGTCCCGTTCGCCCGCGTAGACAGCGGCTGACAATGCAGGTAAATACCGGCATAAAGCAGCAACAGCAAATGAGACAGCAGACGGGACATAGCTAGTGGTAACGACTGCAAAGGTGCGCTCTTTTGCCGGAAAGTGAGCCTTTGGTACCTCTCTCTGCCTACTGGCAGTCCCAGTTGCCTCTAGGGCGTCACATTGAAAAAAGTACCTACCACGGCTGACAAAGCCATGGCCAGCACTCCCCAGAAGGTTACCCGGGCGGCAGCTTTCAATACACTGGAGCCGCCCACGTACGCGGCCAACCCGCCCAGGGCAGCCAGAAACAACAGGGAGGTAATGGAAACCGTCCAGCTCAGATACGCAGCCGGGGCTACCAGGATGACCAGCAGCGGCAGCGCCGCGCCCACGGTAAAAGTAGCGGCCGACGCCAGCGCGGCCTGAATGGGGTTGGCACTCATGGTTTCGGAAATACCCAGTTCCTCCCGGGCGTGGGTGCCCAGCGCGTCATGGGCCATCAGTTGCTCGGCCACCTTCGCGGCCAGGTTCGGGTCCACTCCGCGCTCCACGTAGATGGCGGTGAGTTCTTGGTGCTCCGCGGCGGCATCCGTCTTCAACTCTTCCTGCTCCCGGGCAAGGTCCGCCGCTTCCGTATCGGCCTGCGAGCTGACGGAAACGTATTCGCCCGTCGCCATCGACATGGCTCCCGCCACCAGCCCGGCCACGCCGGCCACCAGCACACTTTCCTGCGTGGCGCTGGCCGCGGCTACCCCCACCACCAGGCTGGCCGTGGAAATAATGCCGTCGTTGGCCCCGAGCACGGCGGCCCGTAGCCAACCAATCCGATGCGTGCGATGCTGCTCCAGGTGTCTCATGAGATAAGGGTAACGGCGTGAGGCCTTCTGTACGCAGGTGCACAAACGGAGGGTATTGCCAACCGCCGCCGGGGTACATGAAGCCGACTCCCAGAAAGGTAGTAGCGCTGCCGGGGCTCACGGCGAAGGGCCGGTGCCGACCGTGAGCATCGTTGGCGCGCAGAACGGTGAACAAGTCGCTAGCCGAAGTCGCCTCCTAGCGGGTGGAAGAACCCGGGCATCTGCTTATTTCCCCGGCCGCCAGCAAGTAATAACCAACTTGTACCACGCAGCGCAAGGAGCGTAAAAACCGGATAGAGAGGCCGAATGGGTACTTATCCAGAGAAGAGCACACACTGAAATGAATTATTTGGGAACCAATAGACGAAGCAAGTTTGTATACATGAACAAATGAACATACATTTGTAGCACCTTATGAAAACGACCACTGCCACCGCTCCTGCTGACCTGAACCTGACCACTGAGAAGATGGAGAAGGTGGCGTTTATCCTCAAGACCACGGCTCATCCGACGCGCATCGCCATCGTGCAGCTGCTCGCCAACCAGGAGAGCCTGTCCGTGACCGAACTCAGCGAGGAATTGAATATCGAGCAGAGCTTAGTGTCCCACCACTTGACCGGCATGAAGCTTAAAGGCATCCTGAGCAGCCACCGTGACGGCAAGAATATCTTTTACGCGCTGAAGATGCGCGAAGTAGTGGACGTGATTCAGTGCCTGGCCGGCTGCACGTTCCTGTAACGAGAGCCGGCTTTTTTTTCACCGAATACATGAACAACCTTTCATAATTACATACGTTCACCCGTTCCCGCATGTTTCACTACCTCGGTTACTTCGCGGCTATCTTCATTGGCCTTTCGCTCGGCATTATGGGCGGGGGCGGCTCCATCCTCACCGTGCCGGTGCTGGTGTACCTGATGGGCGTGAGTCCGGTGCTGAGCACGGCCTACTCGCTGTTCGTGGTGGGCTCTACCTCCGTAGTAGGCGCCTGGGGCTACTTCCGCAAGGGGCTGGTGTCGCTGAAAACGGCCGTGGTCTTTCTGCTGCCCTCACTGCTGGCCGTGTTTGCGGTGCGCAAGCTGCTGATGCCCGCCATCCCGCACAAACTGTTCACGCTGGGCAGCATCGTGTTCACCAAGGACCTGCTGGTGCTGGTATCCTTTGCCGTGCTGATGGTCGTAGCCGCTGTCTCCATGATTCGCAGCAAGCAGGCCGAGGTCGTGCTCGACGAGGAGTTGCACCGGAAGCACGCCTTCAACTATCCGCTCGTGCTGGGAATTGGCCTGGTGGTGGGCACGCTCACGGGCTTTGTGGGCGCGGGTGGCGGCTTCCTGATTATTCCGGCCCTGGTGCTGGGGGCCCGCCTGCCCATGAAGCTGGCGGTGGGCACCTCGCTGGCCATCATTGCCCTGAACTCCCTAATAGGTTTCACCGGCGACCTGAGCGCGGGCACGCCCATTGCCTGGTCGTTTCTGGCGGGCTTCCTGGCCTTCGCCCTCGGCGGCATCGTTTTGGGAACCTACCTGGCCCGCTTCATTCCGGGGGCCAAATTGAAGCCCGCTTTCGGCTGGTTCACGCTGGCGATGGGCACGTTTATTCTCACCAAAGAGCTGCTGTTTCATCATCCCTAACTACTCTCCATTCCACTTTCTCTCACCCGTTTTTTCGTCCCAACCATGAAAATCGAACAGTTTGAAGACAAAGGCCTGGCTCACTTTTCCTACGCCATCCTGAGCGAGTGCGCCCGCGAAATCGTGCTCATCGACCCGGCCCGCAACCCGCAGCCCTACTACGACTACGCGAAGGCGAATGACGCCAAAATCGTCAGCATCATCGAAACGCACCCCCACGCCGACTTTGTGAGCAGCCACCTGGAAATTGCCCAGGCCACCGGCGCCGTCATCCGCGTGAGTAAGCTGCTGGGGGCCGATTACGCCCACGAAGCCTTTGATGAAGGCCAGGAGTTCACGGTGGGCAAGCTCACGTTCCGCGCCCTGAACACCCCCGGCCACTCGCCCGACTCTATCAGCATCGTGCTCAGCCGAGAAGGCAAGGACGAAGCCGTCTTCACCGGCGACACGCTCTTTATCGGCGACGTGGGCCGCCCCGACCTGCGCGAAAGCGCCGGCAACATGACCGCCAAGCGCGAAGAGCTGGCAGGGCAGATGTACCACTCGCTGCGCGACAAGCTCATGCCCCTGGCCGGCACGGTGCTGGTATACCCCGCCCACGGCGCGGGCAGCCTCTGCGGCAAGGCCCTGAGCGGGGCCAACAGCAGCACGATTGCTGACGAGAAGTTTGGCAACCCCATGCTGCGGGAGCTGAGCGAAGCGGAATTTGTACAAGAGCTGCTGGCCGACCAGCCCTTCATCCCCAAATACTTCGGCTACGACGTGGCCCTGAATAAGGCCGGCGCGCCCGACTACGCGCCCAGTGTGCAGCGGGTGCCGCGCCTGGCCGCCGGCACGACGCTGGAAACCGGTGCGGTTGTCATCGACACCCGTCCCGAAGCCGAGTTCAAAAAGGGGCACGCGGACGGAGCCATCAACATTCAGCAGGGCGGCAAATTTGAAACCTGGCTGGGCTCCATCGTGGGACCGGAAGAGTTGTTCTACCTCATTGCGGCCGACGAGGCCACGCTCGAAGACCTGATTCAGAAAACCGCCAAAATCGGCTACGAGCCGCTGATTAAGGGCGCGCTGGTAGGAACCCCCGCTACCGAGGCCACCATGCCCATGCTGGACGTGGCGCAGTTCCGCCAGCACCCGGAGCAGTACACCATCGTGGACATCCGCAACGCCACCGAGCACCGCGACGAGCCCATTTTTGCCGGCTCCCTCAACATTCCGCTGCCCGAGCTGCGCGAGCGGGCCAGCGAGATTCCGACCGATAAGCCGGTGGTGGTGCATTGCGCGGGTGGCTACCGCTCGGCGGCCGGCAGCAGCATTGTGGCTGACGCCCTGCCCGGCACCAAAGTGCTGGACTTGAGCGAGGCCGTGAAATCCTTTCAGCCCGCTTCGGCAACCCACTAATCCCTTTGACGGGTTGGCTCCGGCAGCCGTGCCGGGGCCCCTATCCGCTCATTCTCACACTTTCCGTTTCCCTCCCACTCAAATTCCTCCGCCATGTTCGGTTTCAATAAATCCGCCGCTCCTGCTTTTCAAAACCTGACGCCCGCGCAGTTTGCCGAGGGCCTGCGCCAGCCCGGTGCGGTGCTGCTGGACGTGCGCCGGCCCGACGAATTCGCCGCCGGCCACCTGCCCGGCGCGGTCAATATTGAAGTCACCGCGCCCGACTTCGGCCAGCGCGTGGCGGCCCTGGATAAAACCAAGCCCACCTACGTGTACTGCCGCAGCGGAGCCCGCTCGGCCAATGCCGCTGGTCAGCTTACCAGCGCCGGCTTCGCGCAGGTCAGTAACCTGCTCGGCGGCGTGCTCGACTGGCCGGGACAACTCACTACTAAATAAGTACGCTTCTTCATCTCGACTTCTGTTTTCATGCTTGAACTCCTGCAACAACCCTGGCCCTGGTACGTGGCTGGCCCTTTGATTGGCCTGACGGTGCCCGCGCTGCTGCTCGTAGGCAACAAGGCCCTGGGTATCAGCTCCTCGCTGCGTCATGTCTGCGCCGCCTGCGTGCCGGCCGGCATCCCTTTTCTGACCTATAACTGGCGGGCCGAAATCTGGAACCTGGTGTTCGTGCTCGGCATTGCGCTGGGCGGCTTCATCGGCTACCGCGTGCTGGGCCACCCCGACGTTATCGGCATCTCGGCCGCCACCGTGCGCGACCTGAAAGCCGAGATGCACCTGACCGACTTCTCCGGCCTGCTGCCCCGCGAGTTGTTCGCCCTGGAAAATCTGGCCAACTGGAAAGGCTGGGTGTTCCTAGTGCTGGGCGGCTTTCTGGTGGGCTTCGGCACGCGCTACGCCGGCGGCTGCACCTCGGGCCACGCCATTTCGGGCCTATCGAACCTGCAATGGGTGTCGCTGGTGGCCGTCATCGGGTTCTTTGCCGGTGGCCTACTGATGACCTGGATTATTTACCCGATGCTGTTCTAATCCTCCTCAATTCTCGTTCATGGAAGCTTTTGCGCCAAGTGCCGTCGATTTCTGGGATGCCCGCTACGCGGAGGAGGCCTATGCTTACGGCACCGAGCCGAACACCTACTTCCGCCAGCAGTTGGATGCGCTGCCGCCCGGCCGCCTGCTGCTGCTGGCCGAAGGCGAAGGCCGCAACGCGGTGTACGCCGCCAAGCGCGGCTGGGAAGTAACGGCCGTGGATTTCAGCGACGAAGGCCGCTCCAAAGCCCTGCGCCTGGCCGTAAGTCAGCGCGTGCGACTCCAGTACCGAGTAGCTGACCTCACCGCCCTCGCGTGGCAGCAGGCCGGCTACTATGATGCAGTGGGCCTCATTTACGCCCATTTTTCCCCGGTTGACCGCCAGGCGGTTCACGCCGCCGCCGCCAGCCTGGCCCCCGGCGGACACCTTTTACTCGAAGCCTTTAGCCCCCGGCAGCTTGGTCTGCCCTCGGGCGGCCCCAAGTCCGCCGAACTGCTTTACGAGCCGGCTACGCTGGCCACCGACTTTGCCGGGCTGACGCTACTCGAAAACCACGAGTTGGGCGTGGTGCTGCACGAAGGCAGCTTCCACGCCGGCCCCGCCAACGTGGTGCGCCTGCTGGCCACCCGCCCTTCCACCCCCGAATCCACCAACTCCCTATGAAATACCTCAAATACCTAGTGCTGGGCACACTGTTCGGCATTATTCTCACCAAAAGCGAAGTTGTCAGCTGGTTTCGGATTCAGGAAATGTTCCGCTTCCAGAGCTTCCACATGTACGGCGTCATCGGCTCGGCCATTCTGGTGGGCATGATTTCCATTCAACTCATCAAGCGCAACCGCCTCAAGTCGATTGACGGGGAGGAAATCAAGATTACCGACAAGAAATTCAACCACGGCATCTGGATTGGGGGCTTCATCTTCGGCCTCGGCTGGGCGCTCACCGGGGCCTGTCCTGGCCCGCTGTTCGCGCAGCTGGGCAGTGGCATTGGCTCGGCGGCTGTCCTGATTCTGGCCGCGCTGGCCGGCACCTGGACCTACAGCGCCCTGCGCGAAAAGCTTCCCTACTAACCCTTTCCGCCACGCCCGTCATGCTTCCCCGCTGGCTCCTGCCGGGCGTTGCGCTACTCATCGGCGCACGGCCCGCTCATGCCCAATCCGCTCCACCTGATACGCTGCTGCGGCACGCTGCCCCGGCGGCTATCGCTGCGCCTCCGGCCCCGTTGGCAGCCGATTCCACCGCCCCGCTTAGCTTACCCCAGGCCCTGCACCGGGGTACCTTCAGCGGCCACATCCGCACCGTGTTCATGGCCACGCTCAACCGCAGCACTGCCCCCGACTATTACGCCCACGGCGTGGGGGCCGGCCTACGCTACGAAACCCAAGCCTGGCACGGCTTGCAGGTGGGCCTAGAAGGCTTCTTTCTGAAAAAGCTGTATGCCAGTTCGCTGGCCGCCGAGCCGGGCCGCCCGGAAAGCCGCTACGAACTGAGCCTCTTCGACCAGGAGCACCCGCACAGCCGGGAGTTGCTGCACCAGGTGGAGGAACTGTGGGTACGCTGGCAGGCCCGACCGGGCTGGCAGCTCACCTACGGCCGGCAGCAACTAGACACGCCCCTGCTCAACTCCCAGGACTCGCGGCTGAGTCCCAACTTCGTGCAGGGCCTGTGGGTAGTAGGCCACCTCAACGCGGCCACTACCCTGCAGGGCGGCTGGCTGACGCACGTCGCGCCCCGTTCCACCGACCGCTGGTACCGGCTGGACGAGGCCGTGGGCCGCTACTCAATGGGAGTAGCCCCCGACAGCAGCCGGGCCAGCTACCTGGGCCGGGTCCGCACGCACGGGCTGGCCGTGCTGGGGCTGCGGCGCACACTGGGACCGCACACCACCGTGCAGGCCTGGCAGTATTTTGCCGACCACCTGCTGGCCACCAGTTGGCTGGAAGGCACCCGGACTCTGACGCGCCCCGCCGGCACCTGGACGGTCAGCGGCCAGGTGCTCTGGCAGCACAGCCTAACCAACGACGTGGAAAGCCCGCCCAGCCACCGTTACTCGGAGCCCAGCGAACAGGCCCGCGTCCTGAGCACCCGCCTGGCGTACCAGCGGCGGGCGTGGCAGGTGGCCGCCCAGTACACCCGCGTCTCGGCCCACGGCCGCTACCTGTTTCCGCGCGAGTGGGGCCGCGAGCCGTTTTACACCACCCTGCCCCGCGAGCGGATAGAAGGAGCCGGCGACGTGCACGCGCTGGGGGCCAGCCTGGCCTGGCAACGGCCGCACGCCCCCGGCTGGAAGCGGGCTATGGCTACTACAACCTGTCGAAGCAGGCCCGCCTCAACAAGTACAGCCTGCCCGACTTTCATCAGCTGAACCTCACGCTCACCCACGCCTTTGCCAGCACGGCCGATGGGCTGCGCCTGCGCACGCTGTACGCGGCCAGCTGGGGGCTGACCAAGCGAGCTACCGGCCCGCCCGAGTCGTCAACAAAGTGGACCTGCACCACCTGACCGTGGCGCTGGATTACGTATTTTAACCGTTTCTCCCCTATGTACCTCATGTTTTCGCTCCGCTCCCTGCTGGCGTTTCTGTTCCTAGTCAGCCTTACCCGGCCGGCCGCCGCGCAAGTGCCGGCCGCCCCGGACAAGCCCGCGTTTATGGGGGCCGTGGCGAAAAAAAACCGCTACCGGGCCGTATATCAGCTCGACAGCGACGACCCCAAGCTTATCAAGCAAACCCTGCGCAATATGAAAAACGCGCTGGCCGACCCGCGCCTGCAAGGCAAGTTGCAGCTGGAACTGGTGGTGTTTGGCGGGGGCGTGGACGTGTTCCGCAAAAGCCAGCCCTACGAGGCCGAGCTACGGGCCTTGCAGCAACAGGGCGTCCTGCTGGCGCAAGGCCAGAACACGATGAAGGAACGCCAGATTAGCCCGGACGAGCTGTTTGCCTTCATTGCCTACGTGCCCACCGGCAACGGGGAATTGATTATCCGTCAGCAGCAGGGCTGGGCGCTGGTGCATCCATAGCTAACCTTTTTTCACTCCTTGCATGAAAGCACCCCAACTCGGTCTGCGTGAAAACTGGCACCAGTTTGCGCTGCTGGTGCTCATCAACGCCTTCGTGGGCGGCATGGTGGGATTGGAGCGTAGCATCCTGCCCCGGCTGGCCGAGCAGGAATTCCACCTAGTGGCCCGCTCGGCTATTCTTTCCTTTATCGTTGTCTTCGGCCTCACCAAGGCCGTGGCCAACTACTACGCCGGAGCCTGGGCCAATAAGATTGGACGCAAAAACCTGCTGCTCATCGGCTGGCTGTTTGGTCTGCCCGTGCCGCTGCTACTGCTCTGGGCGCCCTCGTGGGGTTGGGTGATTGCGGCCAACGTGCTGCTGGGGCTTAACCAGGGCCTGGCGTGGTCGAGTACGGTAGTGATGAAGATTGACCTCGTAGGGCCAAAGCAGCGTGGGCTGGCCATGGGCTTGAACGAGTCGGCCGGCTACCTGGCCGTGGCGGCTACGGCCTTCGCCTCGGGCTGGCTGGCCACCGAATACGGCCTGCGGCCCTACCCGTTCTACCTCGGCATCGTGCTGGCGGTGCTGGGTTTGCTGGGCTCGCTGCTGGTACGCGACACCCGCCACCACGTCGCGCTGGAAGCCGCGCAGGCCCCGACCACCCCCACTGGTCCGCCGCTGTCGTTCTGGGACGTGAGCTGGCGGCATCCCAACCTGGGCTCCGTCACGCAGGCCGGCTTGGTCAACAACCTCAACGACGGCATGGTGTGGGGTTTGCTGCCGCTGCTGCTGGCCAGCAAGGGCTTCACGCTCACGCAGATTGGTACCGTGGCCGCTGTGTACCCGGCCGTGTGGGGCCTGGGCCAGCTGGTCACCGGCCCGCTGGCCGACAAGCTGTGCAAGAAAGACCTGCTGTTCTGGGGTATGCTGCTGCAGGGCGCGGTGCTGCTGGTCATGCTGTTCACCGATGGGTACCCGGCGTTTCTGGGGCTGGCGGCGCTGCTCGGTGCGGGCACGGCGCTGGTATATCCCACGTTTCTGGCGGCGGTGGCTGAGTATTCGCCGCTACCGCAGCGGGCGCACAGCGTGGGCATCTTCCGCTTCTGGCGCGACGCGGGCTATGCCATTGGGGCGCTGCTGACGGGTGTACTCGCCGATGCGTTTGGCTTGGGGGGCGGCGCTGGCCACAATCGGCGGGCTCACGGTACTTTCCGCCCTGGTTATCTGGCGGCGCATGTATTGCCTGCCCGTTGCGAGTAGCGGAGAGTCGCCCCGGCACTGCGGAACGCACCATTATGGACACTCTGTTTCCCCGCCGCTAGTCATCAGCTAAAAAATCACAAACGCCCGATTGCTCACTGAGCGGTCGGGCGTTTGTGTTTGGGTTCATACCGGAATGAAGTATTTATGGTTGCTACCACTATGGCAAGGGCGACAGTCAGTTGCACAGCTTTTAATAGCTAAACGCTTGGCCCAGACAATAGGACTTATCAGGTGAAGTATTGCAACCCTAGCATTGCACATTCCGTTAGTAAATCAAGCTATATTTTTTAGCTTTTCATCACCCAACATCCATAATCATGGACAGAAACGACAACCCAGGGAAGGGGCCCAACAACCCGGGCAATCCCAATCCGGGCAATCCCAATCCGGGTCAGCCCAATCCTCCGGGCAACCCTACACCTCCCGGTAATCCGACTGGTCCCGGACGCCCACCCGAAAAGCCTGAGCCTGGTCCTCACAACCCGCCCAAGCCCCCCAAAGACCGCCCCGTAGGATTGAATTAACAGCCATATGCCTACTGCCCCTTGGTTTGAAGCCGAACCTGACCGGCTTGAAAGGGAGCTTCAAGCCCTGATTGCGCACGGCGTTGCTCCACTGGTGGACGCAGCGGCTCGCAGTCAGGGCATTTTGAAGGTATCCTTTACGATTGACGGTTCCAATCCTGCTTTTAACTTGGCTGGGTTAGTAGAATCGGTGCAACTGGAAGCAACCTACCCGGACAACTACCCCTACTTCCGTCCGGAAGTGTTTGCGTTGAATATCGCTCTGCCCCGTCACCAGAACCCCATTGGCAAGAACCTGTGCTTGCTCCCCCGGTCGGCTGCCCATTGGGAGCCCCGTTGGAAATTGGCCACCTATCTGGTTTCGCAACTGCCCAAAGTTCTACAGAAGGGCAACATTCTAGACCCCGCCGTTCTGGCCACCGACCAGGACGAGCAGGCGGAACCGGCCAGTGAGTTTTTTGCCCATTCCCATGCGCCGGTGATTTTTGATGAAGCAGGGTTCGAGCAAACCAGTGTGCCGACTGCTCCCATTACGATTCTGGGCCGCCTGCAAATTGGCGTGCCCCGGAAGGCCGGGCTGTTAACGCGGATGGCCGCGCTGGAAACCACCGATGTGGCGGGCGTCGTTCGTAAGCTGCCAAAGGCCTTGTGGGACGTTTTCCCTACCCAGTTTTCTGGCCACTTGGTCCGTCTCAATCAAGCTCCGCCTTTTGCCCACGCGGGAGAAGGGCTGAACTGGCTCCTAGAACTAGCCAAGTCACAGGGCCTCACTACTACGTTTCAAAGCAAAGCTGTCCCTTTAGCCAAAGGCGGGATGCTTCGACGGGTAATTGGGCTGCAATTTCCGGAAGAGATTGCGCCTGGTCAGATGGGTATGGGATGGCTGTTTCTCATCGAGGGAACTATCAAAGAAACGGTAATGGGTCCCCGAGGCAAGCCCGTTGAAGTAGCCCAATCTCATTGC
Coding sequences within:
- a CDS encoding rhodanese-like domain-containing protein yields the protein MKIEQFEDKGLAHFSYAILSECAREIVLIDPARNPQPYYDYAKANDAKIVSIIETHPHADFVSSHLEIAQATGAVIRVSKLLGADYAHEAFDEGQEFTVGKLTFRALNTPGHSPDSISIVLSREGKDEAVFTGDTLFIGDVGRPDLRESAGNMTAKREELAGQMYHSLRDKLMPLAGTVLVYPAHGAGSLCGKALSGANSSTIADEKFGNPMLRELSEAEFVQELLADQPFIPKYFGYDVALNKAGAPDYAPSVQRVPRLAAGTTLETGAVVIDTRPEAEFKKGHADGAINIQQGGKFETWLGSIVGPEELFYLIAADEATLEDLIQKTAKIGYEPLIKGALVGTPATEATMPMLDVAQFRQHPEQYTIVDIRNATEHRDEPIFAGSLNIPLPELRERASEIPTDKPVVVHCAGGYRSAAGSSIVADALPGTKVLDLSEAVKSFQPASATH
- a CDS encoding YeeE/YedE family protein, with protein sequence MLELLQQPWPWYVAGPLIGLTVPALLLVGNKALGISSSLRHVCAACVPAGIPFLTYNWRAEIWNLVFVLGIALGGFIGYRVLGHPDVIGISAATVRDLKAEMHLTDFSGLLPRELFALENLANWKGWVFLVLGGFLVGFGTRYAGGCTSGHAISGLSNLQWVSLVAVIGFFAGGLLMTWIIYPMLF
- a CDS encoding VIT family protein; protein product: MRHLEQHRTHRIGWLRAAVLGANDGIISTASLVVGVAAASATQESVLVAGVAGLVAGAMSMATGEYVSVSSQADTEAADLAREQEELKTDAAAEHQELTAIYVERGVDPNLAAKVAEQLMAHDALGTHAREELGISETMSANPIQAALASAATFTVGAALPLLVILVAPAAYLSWTVSITSLLFLAALGGLAAYVGGSSVLKAAARVTFWGVLAMALSAVVGTFFNVTP
- a CDS encoding helix-turn-helix transcriptional regulator → MKTTTATAPADLNLTTEKMEKVAFILKTTAHPTRIAIVQLLANQESLSVTELSEELNIEQSLVSHHLTGMKLKGILSSHRDGKNIFYALKMREVVDVIQCLAGCTFL
- a CDS encoding TlpA disulfide reductase family protein; this translates as MTRKSIISWLPPALFALVLFTPLRPIVLGGVQRGLLATGLWKAEVPALVPAKAPVVLTSSAAYPHNLPLTTLDGKPANLSDLRGKVVFVNLWASWCPPCVAEMPGIHALYKKMDPKKVAFVMLSLDENPAKAQAMLRRQGYTFPVYFPAGPLAPPFDSNSIPSTVILGPDGQVAARHNGMAEYDTPEFKAALEKLAK
- a CDS encoding YeeE/YedE family protein, translating into MKYLKYLVLGTLFGIILTKSEVVSWFRIQEMFRFQSFHMYGVIGSAILVGMISIQLIKRNRLKSIDGEEIKITDKKFNHGIWIGGFIFGLGWALTGACPGPLFAQLGSGIGSAAVLILAALAGTWTYSALREKLPY
- a CDS encoding sulfite exporter TauE/SafE family protein; translated protein: MFHYLGYFAAIFIGLSLGIMGGGGSILTVPVLVYLMGVSPVLSTAYSLFVVGSTSVVGAWGYFRKGLVSLKTAVVFLLPSLLAVFAVRKLLMPAIPHKLFTLGSIVFTKDLLVLVSFAVLMVVAAVSMIRSKQAEVVLDEELHRKHAFNYPLVLGIGLVVGTLTGFVGAGGGFLIIPALVLGARLPMKLAVGTSLAIIALNSLIGFTGDLSAGTPIAWSFLAGFLAFALGGIVLGTYLARFIPGAKLKPAFGWFTLAMGTFILTKELLFHHP
- a CDS encoding bifunctional 2-polyprenyl-6-hydroxyphenol methylase/3-demethylubiquinol 3-O-methyltransferase UbiG, which encodes MEAFAPSAVDFWDARYAEEAYAYGTEPNTYFRQQLDALPPGRLLLLAEGEGRNAVYAAKRGWEVTAVDFSDEGRSKALRLAVSQRVRLQYRVADLTALAWQQAGYYDAVGLIYAHFSPVDRQAVHAAAASLAPGGHLLLEAFSPRQLGLPSGGPKSAELLYEPATLATDFAGLTLLENHELGVVLHEGSFHAGPANVVRLLATRPSTPESTNSL
- a CDS encoding rhodanese-like domain-containing protein, which gives rise to MFGFNKSAAPAFQNLTPAQFAEGLRQPGAVLLDVRRPDEFAAGHLPGAVNIEVTAPDFGQRVAALDKTKPTYVYCRSGARSANAAGQLTSAGFAQVSNLLGGVLDWPGQLTTK